One genomic segment of Fervidobacterium pennivorans includes these proteins:
- a CDS encoding ABC transporter permease: MKFKPMFKFIGRRFLFLLLTYIVATTIVFILPRAIPGNPLSQLLSNLSRVAQANPESIRAAERVLLEEFGTDKPVMVQYVNFVSKALRGDLGVSITYYPRKVIDLIIPVIPWTLVLLLPATLTAWWLGNKLGAIAGYRRNTWVDKWVLTSSMILSQIPYYWLGMIFIYLFGVKLGWLPVQGAYSQGTIPSFSLSFIIDVLKHYIMPFASIVLSAMGGWAIGMRVMIVYELGSDYALFSEYLGMEDKRIFKYAYRNSLLPQITGLALSLGGALGGALITEIVFNYPGTGYLLFKGLTTLDYPMIQGIFVILIASIYLANFVVDFVYALIDPRIRLGQEE; this comes from the coding sequence ATGAAATTCAAGCCTATGTTCAAGTTTATTGGAAGAAGGTTTCTATTTCTTCTGTTAACATATATTGTAGCTACCACTATAGTCTTCATACTACCACGCGCAATTCCTGGTAACCCGCTTTCTCAACTTCTATCAAATTTATCCCGCGTTGCTCAAGCAAATCCCGAATCTATTAGGGCAGCCGAAAGAGTTTTGCTTGAGGAATTCGGAACAGATAAACCGGTAATGGTTCAATACGTTAACTTCGTATCAAAAGCTCTTCGAGGAGATTTGGGAGTTTCAATAACCTACTATCCGAGAAAAGTAATCGACTTGATTATACCTGTTATTCCGTGGACACTGGTTCTGTTACTTCCAGCAACACTGACAGCTTGGTGGCTTGGTAATAAACTTGGAGCGATAGCAGGCTATAGGAGAAACACATGGGTAGATAAGTGGGTTTTGACATCTTCCATGATTCTTTCTCAAATTCCTTACTACTGGCTTGGTATGATTTTCATTTATTTATTCGGTGTAAAATTGGGTTGGTTACCAGTCCAAGGCGCCTATTCTCAAGGGACAATTCCAAGCTTCAGCTTGAGCTTCATTATCGATGTGTTAAAACACTACATAATGCCATTTGCGTCAATTGTTCTCTCTGCAATGGGTGGATGGGCAATAGGAATGAGAGTTATGATTGTCTATGAACTTGGTAGCGATTACGCCTTATTCTCAGAGTACCTTGGAATGGAAGATAAAAGAATATTCAAGTATGCTTATAGGAATTCTTTGTTACCACAAATTACAGGACTCGCATTAAGCTTAGGTGGAGCGTTAGGTGGAGCATTAATAACAGAAATTGTTTTTAACTACCCTGGAACAGGATACCTGCTTTTCAAGGGACTTACAACCCTTGATTATCCAATGATTCAAGGAATTTTTGTTATCCTCATCGCTTCAATCTACCTTGCAAACTTTGTAGTTGATTTTGTGTACGCTTTAATAGATCCAAGGATAAGACTTGGTCAGGAGGAATGA
- a CDS encoding ROK family transcriptional regulator → MTKKLNPVSMKKENKRIILRYLMEKGKASRAELSKETGLAQSAVWRLIGELEDNGLLEVVGISANIGRSSVIYGPTKSFVTSIIYNVEIAETLVAVGYLDGSWEVVDSFDTQRDFEKFKNTVINSFEKITKEYPTRNHISKVVFSLPGIVNYEKKTLMCAPNLNWRDIDFGKEFEELGMEIFIENDANLSMLAERFFSPDVKNSKVAFFLYFGEGIGGAILVNGNIVRGRNSAAGEIGHVSFCQEELERYLSPMRLLGTFEYAIDNSYAKNSTLQQKFNYLKSDSVNL, encoded by the coding sequence ATGACGAAAAAACTTAATCCAGTTTCTATGAAGAAAGAGAATAAAAGAATCATACTCCGATACCTCATGGAAAAGGGAAAAGCGAGTCGTGCAGAGCTTTCTAAAGAAACAGGGCTTGCACAAAGTGCTGTTTGGAGATTGATAGGCGAATTAGAAGATAATGGATTACTAGAAGTTGTGGGTATATCTGCGAACATTGGAAGGAGTTCAGTTATATACGGTCCAACCAAGTCCTTTGTAACGTCTATTATATACAACGTGGAAATTGCCGAAACACTTGTTGCTGTTGGATATCTCGATGGTTCATGGGAAGTCGTAGACAGTTTTGATACTCAAAGAGATTTCGAAAAATTTAAAAATACAGTAATCAACTCTTTTGAAAAAATCACGAAAGAATATCCAACACGAAATCACATATCAAAGGTTGTATTTTCACTTCCTGGAATTGTGAACTATGAGAAGAAAACACTTATGTGTGCACCTAATCTAAACTGGAGAGATATAGACTTTGGAAAAGAGTTTGAGGAGCTTGGAATGGAAATATTCATCGAAAACGATGCAAATCTCTCAATGCTCGCTGAACGCTTCTTTTCACCGGATGTGAAAAATTCAAAAGTAGCGTTTTTCCTTTACTTTGGTGAAGGAATTGGTGGAGCAATTTTAGTAAATGGTAACATCGTTCGTGGTCGAAATTCCGCCGCAGGTGAGATTGGACATGTCTCATTCTGTCAAGAAGAACTTGAAAGATATCTTTCGCCTATGAGGTTGTTAGGGACTTTCGAATACGCAATAGACAACAGTTATGCGAAAAACAGCACTCTTCAGCAAAAGTTTAATTACCTGAAATCAGATAGTGTTAACTTGTAG
- a CDS encoding DDE-type integrase/transposase/recombinase: protein MNNSTLSCPKCGSTSLYKNGHDKYGNQQFLCKLCHHSFKLSHSHKRKNFSFPYPKCPSCGKSMEIYKVRRSFVVFRCRTCRTKDRVPFNLPEPVTLIPEKFKYFRFPIYFILKAFVLYMKHNMSYRSLAHSLNIKVSHVTIYKWVIKLCTLFSVLFPTFTIENVFSVHADETVLVFKEQKYYVWLLVDHETNLILCWHVSKYRDMGQVKVLLEKFFGNSKPRNIEPITDGLGAYESAVKLLFRNINHVVVPLGKNNQCESKFSLLKDFFRLKRGLKNTKNLAKYIQGFCVVKNLWKTHNGNINRILSQLHSFITTS from the coding sequence ATGAACAACTCAACGCTCTCTTGTCCAAAATGCGGTTCCACCAGCTTATACAAAAACGGTCATGACAAATACGGTAACCAACAATTCCTTTGCAAACTCTGCCATCATTCTTTCAAACTCTCCCATTCTCACAAACGCAAAAACTTCTCTTTCCCTTATCCCAAATGCCCTTCTTGTGGTAAATCTATGGAAATTTACAAAGTCCGTCGCTCTTTCGTCGTCTTCCGTTGTAGAACTTGTCGTACCAAAGATAGAGTACCTTTTAACCTCCCCGAACCAGTCACCCTTATTCCTGAGAAATTTAAATATTTCCGTTTTCCTATCTACTTCATCTTAAAAGCTTTCGTTTTGTATATGAAACACAATATGTCTTATCGCTCTCTTGCTCATTCTCTTAATATCAAAGTATCTCATGTCACCATATACAAATGGGTTATTAAATTGTGTACTTTATTCTCTGTACTTTTTCCAACATTTACCATCGAAAATGTTTTCTCAGTTCATGCTGATGAAACTGTTCTTGTGTTCAAAGAACAAAAGTACTATGTTTGGCTATTAGTTGATCACGAAACTAACTTAATTCTTTGTTGGCATGTCTCAAAGTATCGTGATATGGGACAAGTCAAAGTATTGCTCGAGAAGTTCTTTGGTAATTCAAAACCTAGAAACATTGAACCTATTACTGATGGACTTGGTGCATATGAAAGTGCAGTAAAGCTGTTGTTCAGAAATATCAATCACGTAGTGGTACCGCTCGGTAAAAACAATCAATGTGAATCTAAGTTTTCATTGTTGAAAGACTTTTTCCGACTCAAGCGAGGGCTGAAGAATACGAAGAACTTAGCGAAATATATTCAAGGATTTTGTGTAGTGAAGAATCTTTGGAAAACGCACAATGGCAATATCAATCGCATTCTTTCACAATTACACTCTTTCATCACTACAAGTTAA
- a CDS encoding 16S rRNA (uracil(1498)-N(3))-methyltransferase, which yields MPNLYFCIPKDDAVYFDEHEVTHMKVMRLKEGEIIEATDGNGGKYKVVVKRIDKYSAVGSVISYEFVEGPEGRLVLFAPSGRWERLRWTIEKAVELGVDEIYVFNNEHASRHYEDKQEKLELVVREAAKQCVRYNFPVIKPIEFLDIFSLAPESTYILDFKGRKIPKRISKNVGIIAGPEGGFSQKELSLLKKRFRSICLGKKILRFETAIILATGVFSMKLGKI from the coding sequence TTGCCAAATTTGTATTTCTGCATTCCAAAAGATGATGCTGTTTATTTCGATGAGCATGAGGTAACTCACATGAAAGTGATGAGACTGAAAGAAGGAGAAATCATAGAAGCCACCGATGGAAATGGAGGAAAATATAAAGTTGTGGTTAAAAGGATAGATAAATATTCAGCGGTTGGAAGTGTGATAAGCTATGAGTTCGTTGAAGGTCCTGAAGGAAGGCTCGTGCTTTTTGCACCGTCTGGTCGTTGGGAACGACTGAGGTGGACAATTGAGAAGGCAGTCGAATTAGGTGTTGATGAAATTTATGTTTTTAACAACGAGCATGCTTCAAGACACTACGAAGATAAACAAGAAAAGCTCGAGCTTGTTGTTAGAGAAGCTGCTAAGCAATGTGTTAGATACAATTTTCCTGTTATCAAACCCATAGAGTTTTTGGATATTTTTTCTTTGGCTCCTGAGAGTACCTATATACTTGATTTTAAAGGCAGAAAGATTCCAAAGAGAATATCAAAAAATGTTGGTATCATAGCCGGTCCAGAAGGTGGATTTAGCCAAAAAGAGCTTTCGTTGCTGAAGAAACGTTTCAGAAGCATCTGCCTCGGAAAAAAGATTTTGAGATTCGAAACTGCTATAATACTCGCAACAGGTGTTTTCAGTATGAAGTTGGGTAAGATATGA
- a CDS encoding ABC transporter substrate-binding protein: MRRFGTFFLLLVVLSLTMAAVTLPREETVYVAGALWGPATTWNLYAAQSTWGTDQFLYLPAFQYDLGRDAWIPVIAEKYEFVNSTTLRIYIRKEAKWSDGRDITSEDFMYTFQLTKELGIGPGAGWDNYIESINRVGAKVVEFKAKTKPLNYFQFLSYALGAQPMPKHVYDGLKAKKINIGDWVNDKPSEQVVSGPYKLYFYAPDLVVYQRIDNWWGKSIFGLPKPKYIAHVIYKDNPTATLAIERGDVDWAGLFIPSVWEMWQKKNLPVGTWYKSKPYFLPDGVGFVYLNNTKPGLSDPEVRKAIAYAIPYDDMLEKAYFGYGSQAHPSFVIDLFEPNKQHINYDLWKKTFGTADGRPDYNLDKAKKILDDAGYKVGKDGIRVGPDGKKLSYTISVPYGWTDWMMMCELIAKSLKQIGIEVITEFPDFSVWADRMTKGTFDMIISWSVGPSFDHPFNIYRFVLDKRLSAPVGEVTWAGDWERYDNDEIVKLLDNAVSTLDPAVRKNAYFRIQEIIARDMPSIPAFYTAHWYEYSTKYWVNWPNQDKPYWFRPAPWHADTWPVLFGISSAKNPQPVPKWLETVDNGGLSIPTSKIFKDLQSAKK, from the coding sequence ATGAGGCGGTTTGGAACGTTTTTCCTCTTGCTCGTGGTTCTTTCGTTAACCATGGCGGCGGTAACATTGCCACGAGAAGAGACAGTTTATGTCGCAGGAGCACTTTGGGGACCAGCAACTACTTGGAACCTTTATGCAGCGCAGTCAACATGGGGAACTGACCAGTTCTTGTACCTGCCAGCATTCCAGTATGACCTTGGAAGAGATGCTTGGATTCCTGTTATCGCTGAAAAGTACGAGTTCGTAAACAGCACTACTCTAAGAATCTACATCCGTAAAGAGGCAAAGTGGAGCGACGGAAGAGACATAACCTCAGAAGATTTCATGTACACATTCCAACTTACGAAAGAGCTCGGTATAGGTCCTGGAGCTGGTTGGGACAATTACATCGAATCTATAAACCGGGTCGGAGCAAAAGTTGTCGAATTCAAAGCAAAAACCAAACCTCTTAACTACTTCCAATTCCTTTCATACGCACTCGGTGCACAACCGATGCCAAAACATGTTTACGATGGTTTGAAAGCAAAGAAGATCAACATAGGTGATTGGGTCAATGACAAGCCGTCTGAACAAGTTGTTTCTGGACCTTACAAACTCTACTTCTATGCCCCAGACCTCGTTGTCTATCAGAGAATTGATAACTGGTGGGGTAAGTCTATCTTTGGATTGCCAAAACCAAAGTACATTGCACACGTCATTTACAAGGACAACCCAACAGCAACGTTGGCAATTGAGAGAGGTGACGTAGACTGGGCAGGATTGTTCATCCCAAGTGTTTGGGAAATGTGGCAAAAGAAGAATTTGCCAGTCGGAACATGGTACAAATCCAAACCATACTTTTTACCTGACGGAGTTGGATTTGTATATCTGAACAACACAAAACCAGGACTTTCTGACCCTGAAGTAAGAAAAGCTATTGCATACGCTATCCCATACGATGATATGTTAGAAAAAGCATACTTCGGATATGGAAGTCAAGCTCATCCGTCATTTGTTATCGACCTTTTCGAACCAAACAAACAGCATATCAACTATGACCTATGGAAGAAAACCTTCGGAACAGCCGATGGAAGACCAGATTATAACCTTGACAAAGCAAAGAAAATACTTGACGATGCAGGATACAAAGTTGGTAAAGATGGCATAAGGGTTGGACCTGACGGTAAGAAGCTTTCTTACACAATTTCTGTTCCATACGGTTGGACAGACTGGATGATGATGTGTGAACTTATAGCAAAGAGCTTGAAACAAATAGGAATCGAGGTAATAACAGAATTCCCAGACTTCTCGGTATGGGCAGACAGGATGACAAAAGGAACATTCGACATGATTATCTCTTGGAGCGTTGGACCAAGCTTTGATCATCCATTCAACATTTACAGATTCGTTCTCGATAAAAGACTCTCTGCACCTGTGGGAGAAGTCACCTGGGCAGGCGACTGGGAACGCTATGATAACGATGAAATAGTAAAACTACTTGACAATGCGGTATCTACACTTGATCCAGCAGTGAGAAAGAACGCATACTTCAGGATTCAGGAGATAATAGCAAGAGATATGCCATCAATACCTGCATTCTACACAGCCCACTGGTATGAATATTCGACAAAATATTGGGTCAACTGGCCAAACCAAGACAAACCATATTGGTTCAGACCAGCTCCATGGCATGCTGATACGTGGCCAGTTCTATTTGGAATTTCTTCTGCAAAGAACCCACAACCAGTTCCAAAATGGCTTGAAACAGTAGATAATGGTGGACTTAGCATACCAACGTCAAAAATTTTCAAAGACTTACAGTCAGCAAAGAAATAA
- a CDS encoding ABC transporter permease, whose amino-acid sequence MLLTMIRPLFKNKKFIIGITIFLFFLLSGILGPYFYKVDPTHMSWDFEQSPSANHPLGTDTYGRDILAQLLHGIRSSLYVGFLAAIISLVIGSIIGSLAAVKRGIIDDILMAITNIVLTTPSILIAILIASYLRVRSLEVVAVILGLFQWPWYARAIRAQLMSVMSREYVYLSRIAGYSDLRLVVEDLLPTIATYAFMSFVLFINGGIMGEAGLSLIGLGPTQGISLGLMLQWSVLMDGIRRGLWWWFVPPGIAIVAVTASLMVISTTMDEVFNPRLREE is encoded by the coding sequence ATGTTGCTAACAATGATAAGACCGCTTTTTAAGAACAAAAAATTCATAATTGGAATAACAATATTCCTCTTCTTTCTTTTGAGTGGGATTTTAGGTCCATATTTTTACAAAGTAGATCCAACGCATATGAGTTGGGATTTCGAACAATCACCATCTGCTAACCATCCACTCGGAACGGATACATACGGGCGTGATATTTTAGCACAGCTACTTCATGGTATTCGTTCTTCCCTTTACGTAGGCTTTCTCGCAGCAATAATTTCACTAGTGATAGGTTCCATTATTGGTAGTTTGGCAGCTGTTAAGAGAGGAATCATCGACGACATTTTGATGGCGATAACAAACATTGTTCTGACAACGCCTTCCATATTAATTGCTATCCTGATTGCAAGTTACCTTCGTGTTAGGAGCTTAGAAGTTGTTGCAGTTATTCTTGGTCTTTTCCAGTGGCCCTGGTATGCGAGAGCCATAAGAGCTCAGCTGATGAGTGTTATGTCTCGAGAGTATGTTTACCTCTCAAGGATTGCAGGATATTCTGACTTGAGATTGGTTGTTGAGGACCTTTTACCAACTATAGCCACATACGCGTTTATGTCCTTCGTGTTGTTCATAAACGGAGGGATAATGGGGGAAGCAGGATTGAGTTTGATAGGTCTTGGACCTACCCAAGGAATATCATTAGGGCTGATGCTCCAGTGGTCGGTGCTAATGGACGGTATAAGGAGAGGGCTCTGGTGGTGGTTCGTGCCACCTGGAATAGCAATCGTTGCTGTAACTGCTTCTTTGATGGTTATAAGCACCACGATGGATGAAGTTTTCAATCCACGTTTGAGGGAGGAATAA